Proteins encoded within one genomic window of Sphaerotilus montanus:
- a CDS encoding thiamine pyrophosphate-dependent enzyme: MPAMNKDQLIAFENKVAALFNSGAIRAPVHLYYGNEDPMIEVFKDVGPNDWVFCSWRSHYQCLLKGVPEDTVIAEIIAGRSISLCFPAHRIYSSAIVGGVLPIAVGTALALQRSGEDARVHCFIGDMTAETGIAHESIKYARNHGLPIRFIVEDNEKSVCTDTRQAWNQPKLSFEGMRDDYIHYYRYSTRYPHAGAGVRVQF; the protein is encoded by the coding sequence ATGCCCGCCATGAACAAGGACCAACTCATCGCCTTCGAGAACAAGGTGGCTGCGCTCTTCAACAGTGGTGCGATCCGTGCTCCGGTGCATCTGTACTACGGCAACGAAGATCCGATGATCGAGGTGTTCAAGGACGTCGGCCCCAATGACTGGGTCTTCTGCTCTTGGCGCTCGCACTACCAGTGCCTTCTGAAGGGTGTTCCGGAAGATACGGTGATAGCAGAAATCATTGCCGGTCGTTCCATTTCGCTGTGTTTTCCTGCGCATCGCATCTATTCATCCGCGATCGTCGGCGGCGTCTTGCCAATCGCAGTCGGTACTGCCCTGGCCCTGCAGCGCAGCGGTGAGGATGCAAGAGTGCATTGCTTCATCGGCGACATGACCGCCGAAACCGGCATCGCTCACGAATCCATCAAATACGCCCGCAACCATGGCCTGCCGATCCGCTTCATCGTCGAAGACAACGAAAAGTCGGTCTGCACGGACACCCGACAGGCGTGGAACCAGCCGAAGCTGAGCTTCGAGGGCATGCGTGACGACTACATCCACTACTACCGCTACTCGACCCGCTATCCCCATGCAGGGGCCGGCGTGAGAGTTCAGTTCTGA
- a CDS encoding tetratricopeptide repeat protein has product MLNIVVARRGEEVRWIDELPDHCTVTVCTDDASIGVPLDVTRHIQLVRLPGQHSTGELYLSHLRRAAAGPAESTTVFCPGDPLAVCPDFFALLDTSALWGEVQPLSQTSANGEPAQDARDWLADLPVAPVRFDLRSWTPLGGFDKTMHRAQQRYRQTHQLDDHGHPATHFFEACGLDAFARTVGGHDLGVRDSGLLFAVRQSRINDWLATCGPALPQVSDWLRQDPAHPRIWDQFWLHLFGLPFVRLDALPRPDLALDVGSDDDALLEDFSLSRALATIDDTLARLAPPPLTRRDHRPSALQVARAVAAAQARRAPVESTESRQALADLSERAAQAFRVGDLQYAVSCAQLALKQDANHTSSRFTLAMALSAQGEREAALEQFEQLLNAGAPASRHPPVSDRTSAPVRPQ; this is encoded by the coding sequence ATGCTCAACATCGTCGTGGCCCGTCGGGGAGAAGAGGTGCGGTGGATCGACGAACTGCCCGATCACTGCACCGTGACGGTCTGCACCGACGACGCCTCCATCGGCGTGCCACTGGATGTCACGCGGCACATCCAGCTGGTCCGTCTGCCCGGGCAGCACAGCACCGGCGAGCTGTACCTGAGCCACCTGCGCCGTGCAGCGGCTGGCCCGGCAGAGTCCACGACCGTGTTCTGCCCGGGCGACCCGCTGGCCGTGTGTCCGGACTTCTTCGCCTTGCTCGACACCTCGGCGCTGTGGGGCGAGGTCCAACCCTTGTCCCAGACCTCCGCCAACGGAGAGCCCGCGCAGGATGCGCGGGACTGGCTGGCGGATCTGCCGGTCGCTCCCGTCCGTTTCGACCTGCGCAGCTGGACTCCGCTGGGCGGCTTCGACAAGACCATGCACCGGGCACAGCAACGCTACCGCCAGACACACCAGCTGGACGACCACGGCCACCCGGCCACCCACTTCTTCGAAGCCTGCGGTCTGGATGCCTTCGCGCGGACCGTGGGCGGACACGATCTGGGCGTGCGCGACAGCGGGTTGCTGTTCGCGGTGCGGCAGTCGCGCATCAACGACTGGCTGGCGACCTGCGGCCCTGCCCTGCCGCAGGTGAGCGACTGGTTGCGCCAGGATCCGGCACACCCCCGCATCTGGGACCAGTTCTGGCTGCACCTGTTCGGCCTGCCCTTCGTGCGCCTGGACGCACTGCCGCGTCCGGACCTCGCGCTGGACGTCGGAAGCGACGACGACGCGCTACTGGAGGACTTTTCCCTCAGCCGCGCACTGGCCACCATCGATGACACGCTGGCACGCCTGGCCCCCCCGCCGCTGACCAGGCGCGACCACCGGCCATCGGCGCTGCAGGTGGCGCGGGCGGTCGCGGCCGCACAGGCTCGGCGCGCACCGGTGGAGTCCACCGAATCCCGCCAGGCGCTGGCAGACCTGTCGGAGCGGGCGGCCCAGGCGTTTCGCGTGGGCGACCTGCAATACGCGGTCTCCTGCGCACAACTGGCACTGAAACAGGACGCAAATCACACGTCCAGCCGATTCACGCTGGCCATGGCGCTGTCAGCACAAGGCGAGCGCGAGGCGGCACTGGAGCAGTTCGAGCAGTTGCTGAACGCTGGCGCCCCCGCATCCCGGCACCCGCCTGTGTCAGACCGCACATCCGCGCCCGTCCGACCCCAGTGA
- the flhC gene encoding flagellar transcriptional regulator FlhC, which produces MKCKSILTEARQIERAVTLIKLGARLQVLESETDLSYERLLRLYKEVAGKSPSKGQLPFSTDWFMTWQPNIHASLFLNTHEYLNKVAELEEIDTVIKAYQLYLEQTQAQNLEPLLSVTRAWRLVKFVDNGMLTMTKCSKCGGHFVTHPHEIAKHFICGLCNPPARAGKGKASGSLQLH; this is translated from the coding sequence ATGAAATGCAAGAGCATCCTGACCGAAGCCCGTCAGATCGAACGCGCCGTCACGCTGATCAAGCTGGGCGCCCGCCTTCAGGTGCTGGAGTCGGAGACCGATCTGTCCTACGAGCGCCTGCTGCGCCTGTACAAGGAAGTCGCCGGCAAGTCGCCGAGCAAGGGCCAGCTGCCCTTCTCCACCGACTGGTTCATGACGTGGCAGCCCAACATCCACGCGTCGCTGTTCCTCAACACCCATGAATACCTGAACAAGGTGGCCGAACTCGAAGAGATCGACACCGTGATCAAGGCCTACCAGCTCTATCTGGAGCAGACCCAGGCCCAGAACCTGGAGCCGCTGCTCTCCGTCACCCGCGCCTGGCGCCTGGTGAAGTTCGTCGACAACGGCATGCTGACGATGACGAAATGCTCCAAGTGCGGCGGTCATTTCGTCACCCATCCGCACGAGATCGCCAAGCACTTCATCTGCGGCCTGTGCAACCCGCCAGCACGTGCCGGCAAGGGCAAGGCCAGCGGATCGCTGCAGTTGCACTGA
- the fliD gene encoding flagellar filament capping protein FliD, with the protein MASITSSGLGSGLDVTSIISQLMTIEKQPLIALNTQQSSINAKISSFGKIQNAIGTLRDKSAAINSTELWGRTATTLSDASVATVTSVSGQSGVAGSHTLQIDALAAAQTVSSTAFSSNAALLSEGTVTIDIGSWTGSSPSTAFTAKSGTSSVSISIGSGETSLGSIRDKINAAGAGVTAGIVNDASGARLTLRSTATGEENAFRISVTETSDDGNAATGLSALAYNAMAPSSPMMLSQNARNARAVIDGISITSTSNTLDGVIEGVSIKLNKTTSAVDMSVVADFSDIKTKISDFMTAYNGLVDQIKTETKYDPETKTAGKLQSDRTAVGLLNKMQSLLYQEFSGTDSGSLKRLSDIGLSINATGRLELKSSKLESALTNPDQVKALLNGGNTNDSTAVTGFMKRFRVFADAAQGTEGPLETRTTGLKSQLKQVTDRQGVLDLRYQSVEARLKKQYDSLDQRMSSINGLSNSVSLMIKQLYG; encoded by the coding sequence ATGGCTTCCATCACTTCTTCCGGTCTGGGCAGCGGCCTGGATGTCACGTCGATCATCAGCCAGCTGATGACCATCGAGAAGCAGCCACTGATCGCGCTCAATACGCAGCAGTCTTCCATCAATGCCAAGATTTCGTCCTTCGGCAAGATCCAGAACGCCATTGGCACATTGAGGGACAAGTCGGCAGCGATCAACTCGACAGAGTTGTGGGGGCGTACCGCCACGACCTTGTCCGATGCCTCGGTAGCCACCGTGACTTCAGTCAGCGGTCAGAGCGGGGTGGCGGGCTCCCATACACTCCAAATCGATGCCTTGGCGGCCGCGCAGACGGTTAGCAGCACCGCGTTTTCCTCCAACGCGGCGCTGCTGTCTGAGGGTACTGTGACGATCGATATCGGATCCTGGACTGGCAGTTCTCCCTCGACCGCCTTTACAGCCAAGTCGGGCACTTCTAGCGTCTCGATTTCGATTGGGTCGGGTGAAACCTCACTGGGTTCGATTCGGGACAAGATCAACGCGGCTGGCGCGGGTGTGACGGCCGGCATCGTCAACGATGCCTCCGGCGCCCGGTTGACGCTACGTTCCACCGCCACTGGCGAGGAAAACGCATTTCGGATCTCTGTTACTGAAACAAGCGACGATGGCAATGCTGCGACTGGCCTGTCCGCGCTGGCATACAACGCGATGGCGCCCTCGTCTCCGATGATGTTGAGTCAGAATGCACGCAATGCGCGGGCTGTAATCGACGGCATCTCGATCACCTCGACCTCGAACACACTTGACGGAGTGATCGAGGGCGTGTCGATCAAGCTCAACAAGACGACGAGTGCGGTGGACATGTCCGTGGTGGCTGATTTTTCGGATATCAAGACAAAAATCAGTGATTTCATGACGGCCTATAACGGCTTGGTCGATCAGATCAAGACCGAAACCAAGTATGACCCAGAGACCAAGACCGCAGGCAAGCTCCAGTCCGACCGTACCGCTGTGGGGTTGCTCAACAAGATGCAATCGCTTCTTTACCAGGAGTTTTCGGGTACTGACAGTGGTTCGCTGAAACGGCTTTCTGACATCGGTCTGTCGATCAATGCAACCGGTCGCCTGGAATTGAAGTCTTCCAAGCTTGAAAGTGCGCTGACCAATCCTGATCAGGTCAAGGCATTGCTCAACGGTGGCAACACCAACGATTCGACGGCTGTGACAGGGTTCATGAAAAGATTTCGGGTATTCGCTGATGCAGCGCAGGGCACAGAAGGCCCACTGGAAACCCGGACTACAGGGCTCAAGAGTCAGCTCAAGCAGGTTACAGATCGGCAGGGCGTGCTGGATCTCAGATACCAGTCGGTCGAAGCGCGGCTGAAAAAGCAATATGACTCTCTGGATCAGCGGATGTCCAGCATCAATGGCCTCAGCAATTCGGTGAGCCTGATGATCAAGCAGCTGTACGGATGA
- a CDS encoding flagellin N-terminal helical domain-containing protein codes for MASTINTNMSSLTAQRALSSTNGSLSTSMQRLSTGLRINSAKDDSAGLAIATRMTSQVRGMAVASRNANDAISMAQTAEGALGKIGDSLQRMRELAVQSSNSTNSTTDRANLDQEYQALSSEVTRVIGGTKFNGKNLLNASAGAMAFQVGADNTSTDSITVTLSNIGAGTGMAASITGANASICTAALALATMSNLDTAIDEVTTARSSLGSVQNRFESVVANLGTTSENLQAAKGRIMDADFAVETSNMSRAQVLQQAGNAMLAQANQAPQQVMSLLR; via the coding sequence ATGGCCTCGACCATCAACACCAACATGTCTTCGCTGACCGCTCAGCGTGCCCTGAGTTCGACCAACGGTTCGCTCAGCACCTCGATGCAGCGCCTGTCGACCGGTCTGCGCATCAACTCGGCCAAGGACGACTCCGCCGGCCTGGCGATTGCCACGCGCATGACATCGCAAGTCCGCGGCATGGCCGTCGCCTCCCGCAACGCCAATGATGCGATCTCCATGGCGCAGACGGCTGAAGGCGCGCTGGGCAAGATTGGTGATTCGCTGCAGCGCATGCGTGAACTTGCAGTGCAGTCGTCCAACTCGACCAACAGCACGACTGACCGTGCCAATCTGGACCAGGAATACCAGGCTCTGTCTTCCGAAGTGACTCGTGTGATCGGGGGCACCAAGTTCAACGGCAAGAACCTGCTGAACGCCTCGGCCGGTGCCATGGCCTTCCAGGTGGGTGCAGACAACACTTCCACGGACAGCATCACGGTGACGTTGTCGAACATCGGGGCTGGCACGGGCATGGCTGCGTCCATCACGGGTGCCAACGCGTCGATCTGTACGGCTGCCTTGGCGCTGGCCACGATGTCGAACCTGGACACCGCGATCGATGAAGTCACGACGGCCCGCTCGAGCCTCGGTTCGGTGCAGAATCGATTCGAGAGCGTCGTGGCCAATCTGGGTACGACATCCGAGAATCTGCAGGCTGCCAAGGGCCGGATCATGGACGCTGACTTTGCGGTGGAAACCTCGAACATGTCGCGTGCGCAGGTGCTGCAGCAGGCCGGCAACGCGATGCTGGCGCAGGCCAATCAGGCGCCACAGCAGGTGATGTCGCTGCTGCGTTGA
- the flhD gene encoding flagellar transcriptional regulator FlhD, producing the protein MNTEQILSEIREANLSYLMLAQSLIRADREQALFRLGVSEETAAILEMLSPAQMLKIAAGNTLLCRMRVDDDLVWSLLTNHGKSAANDGVSRLHASILMAGRHQEAA; encoded by the coding sequence ATGAACACCGAACAGATCCTCTCCGAAATCCGCGAAGCCAATCTGTCCTACCTGATGCTCGCTCAGAGCCTGATCCGCGCCGACCGCGAGCAAGCGCTGTTCCGCCTGGGCGTGTCGGAAGAAACCGCCGCCATCCTGGAAATGCTGTCGCCGGCCCAGATGCTCAAGATCGCTGCCGGCAACACGCTGCTGTGCCGCATGCGCGTCGACGACGATCTGGTGTGGAGCCTGCTGACCAACCACGGCAAGAGCGCCGCCAATGACGGCGTGTCCCGCCTGCACGCCAGCATCCTGATGGCCGGCCGCCACCAGGAAGCTGCCTGA
- a CDS encoding DegT/DnrJ/EryC1/StrS family aminotransferase, which yields MKFPLMRNNILREDLDAVIAHLQQDDPILTNGPQAAAFEAEWSKWLGVKYSVFVNSGASSNLLSMAVLKIRHPEGGEVIVPPLAWVSDVATVLQNGFTPVFADIDPRTLSMDPLAILSKITPRTRAVFLTHVQGFDGLTDDLLQELEQRHIPLIEDVCESHGATHGGRRLGSFGWMSNFSFYYAHHMSTIEGGMVCTNDDKVYQQLRMLRGHGMVRESTDADLRATYRAEFPDLNPDFIFSVPAYNVRNTEIGGIMGRSQLKRLDANVERRTANFLRFLKQLDARRYRTDFKLEGSSNYAFNLVMKEADDEFAQRLMARMREAGIEFRRGSAGGGNQVRQPYLRGIVPTNHHLEFPHTEHIHFYGFYLGNFPDLREDEIDAICAVVNAV from the coding sequence ATGAAATTTCCCCTGATGCGCAACAACATCCTGCGCGAAGACCTCGACGCCGTCATCGCGCACCTGCAGCAGGATGACCCGATCCTCACCAATGGCCCACAGGCCGCAGCCTTCGAAGCAGAGTGGTCGAAGTGGCTGGGCGTGAAGTACAGCGTGTTCGTGAACTCGGGCGCTTCGTCCAACCTGCTGTCGATGGCCGTACTCAAGATCCGCCACCCCGAGGGAGGTGAAGTGATCGTGCCGCCGCTGGCCTGGGTATCGGATGTAGCCACCGTGCTGCAGAACGGTTTCACGCCGGTGTTCGCAGACATCGACCCACGCACGCTGTCGATGGACCCCCTGGCCATCCTGAGCAAGATCACGCCCAGGACCCGCGCGGTCTTCCTGACCCATGTGCAGGGCTTTGACGGACTGACCGACGATTTGCTGCAGGAGCTGGAACAGCGCCACATTCCGCTGATCGAGGATGTGTGCGAATCGCATGGTGCCACGCACGGCGGACGCCGACTGGGCAGCTTCGGCTGGATGTCGAACTTTTCGTTCTATTACGCCCACCACATGAGCACCATCGAGGGTGGCATGGTATGCACCAACGACGACAAGGTCTACCAGCAACTGCGCATGCTGCGCGGCCACGGCATGGTGCGGGAATCCACTGACGCCGACCTGCGCGCCACCTACCGCGCCGAGTTTCCCGATCTGAACCCTGACTTCATCTTCAGCGTGCCGGCCTACAACGTGCGAAACACGGAGATCGGCGGCATCATGGGCCGCAGCCAGCTCAAGCGGCTGGATGCCAATGTGGAAAGGCGCACGGCCAATTTCCTGCGCTTTCTCAAGCAACTCGACGCACGCCGCTATCGCACGGATTTCAAGCTAGAAGGCAGCAGCAACTACGCGTTCAACCTAGTCATGAAGGAGGCGGACGACGAGTTCGCCCAACGCCTGATGGCCCGAATGCGTGAAGCTGGTATCGAATTCCGGCGTGGCAGTGCAGGCGGTGGCAATCAGGTGCGCCAGCCTTACCTGCGCGGCATCGTGCCGACCAACCACCACCTCGAGTTTCCGCACACCGAACACATCCATTTCTACGGCTTCTACCTTGGAAATTTCCCCGACCTGCGCGAGGACGAGATCGACGCCATCTGCGCCGTCGTCAACGCGGTATGA
- a CDS encoding GHMP family kinase ATP-binding protein, whose product MVITRTPFRISFFGGGTDYPAWFSEHEGKVLSTTIDKYCYITCRHLPPFFEYKHRIVYSAIENVRHWDEIKHPAVRAVLGWTNCSKGLEIHHDGDLPARSGLGSSSSFTVGLLHALAALKGRYVSKKQLASNAIHIEQDVIGENVGSQDQIAAAYGGFNRIEFNRNGSFEVSPVIVRPQRTRELQSHLMLCFTGFSRIASDIARSQIDNLHQREQELHRIGAMVDEAVQILHSKTRRIEEFGELLHQSWMNKKALSDRVSTPEIDQIYQTALDAGATGGKILGAGGGGFLLLFVRPALQPRVREALSQLIHVPFGFDDSGSRVVLYQPNGLC is encoded by the coding sequence ATGGTCATCACGCGCACACCGTTCCGCATCTCGTTTTTCGGAGGGGGGACAGACTATCCTGCTTGGTTCAGCGAACATGAGGGAAAGGTGCTGTCGACAACAATCGACAAGTACTGCTACATCACCTGCAGGCACCTGCCTCCATTCTTCGAATACAAGCACCGCATCGTCTACTCGGCAATCGAGAATGTTCGCCATTGGGATGAGATCAAGCATCCCGCAGTGCGGGCAGTGCTCGGGTGGACCAATTGCAGCAAGGGACTCGAAATCCATCACGATGGAGACCTGCCGGCACGCTCCGGCTTGGGTTCGAGTTCGTCGTTCACCGTCGGTCTGCTGCATGCACTGGCAGCACTGAAGGGACGTTACGTTTCCAAGAAACAACTCGCCAGCAACGCCATACACATCGAACAGGATGTGATCGGAGAAAACGTCGGCTCGCAAGATCAAATTGCCGCAGCTTACGGCGGATTCAACCGCATTGAATTCAACCGAAATGGGTCGTTCGAAGTTTCTCCGGTGATCGTTCGTCCACAGCGTACGCGTGAGTTGCAAAGTCACCTGATGCTCTGCTTCACTGGCTTTTCGCGCATCGCATCCGACATCGCCAGATCCCAGATAGACAATTTGCACCAGCGCGAGCAGGAGCTTCACCGCATCGGCGCGATGGTCGATGAAGCCGTGCAGATCCTGCACAGCAAGACACGCCGAATCGAGGAATTTGGTGAACTGCTGCATCAGAGCTGGATGAACAAAAAGGCCCTGTCGGACAGGGTATCGACCCCCGAGATTGACCAGATCTATCAGACGGCACTCGATGCCGGCGCTACCGGGGGAAAGATTCTCGGTGCCGGCGGCGGCGGTTTCCTGCTGCTGTTCGTCAGACCCGCGCTGCAGCCACGCGTGCGCGAAGCACTCAGTCAACTCATCCACGTCCCATTCGGCTTTGACGACTCGGGCAGCCGTGTCGTGCTCTACCAGCCCAATGGTCTTTGCTGA